A stretch of the Trueperaceae bacterium genome encodes the following:
- a CDS encoding ATPase: MSTKQAIGIVLGSEDATPLQFWFAVNESVKVQLDDLVNVEVEDPSKSGALVKFYGVVDEVRRKLEGIQFEGDTVLVAEGLLPANISYAAHVLVSRVEPEEFLPPGPGDTVLAATGEALEKVLYLDTMEAPFPAGVLRSGDPGYINFDFISGEKGAHVNISGISGIATKTSYGLFLLYSMFNARQLKNPERPVLDGGSAKAVVFNVKGEDLMFLDKPNQRLMTEEGRWQERSRSDQTRYDLLGLPARPFELCQMHAPAREASKGGALMPDLQQREGEGVAPYVWTVHEFADERMLPFVLSDRDAMSNLGFLVSHLEERLYRLSEKQRGPHIEVERFSEAPEQFLGGDDLGPPIQINEDIGPESFNDQGTESNDVGLTEKLETFGDLIDFLEFKLLMDNEGDGDRAWTANQAKATREAFIRRLRGAGKHLARLIRGDLALRTLERRQLTDIFDSTKQVHVVDIHQLHPIAQMFTVGVILKQIFDKKEAGRSERVFIVLDELNKYAPSEGESPIKDVLLDIAERGRSLGVVLIGAQQTASQVERRVVANAAVRVVGRLDPAEAERPEYRFMPGGFRLRSTILAPGTMIVHQPDVPSPMMLTFPFPAWATRPKEVDAFVSDEEALDILG; encoded by the coding sequence GTGAGTACAAAACAGGCGATTGGGATTGTCCTCGGCTCCGAGGACGCGACCCCACTCCAGTTTTGGTTCGCTGTCAACGAGTCAGTCAAGGTACAGCTTGACGATCTTGTAAATGTTGAAGTTGAAGACCCTTCGAAGTCGGGTGCCTTGGTGAAGTTCTACGGTGTCGTGGATGAAGTGCGTCGTAAACTCGAAGGGATTCAATTCGAAGGCGACACCGTACTGGTCGCTGAGGGTCTTCTGCCAGCCAATATTTCATATGCTGCGCACGTGCTAGTTTCTCGTGTTGAACCTGAAGAGTTTCTCCCACCCGGTCCCGGCGATACCGTCTTAGCGGCTACAGGAGAGGCGTTGGAGAAAGTTTTATACCTCGATACCATGGAAGCGCCTTTTCCGGCTGGCGTTCTTCGCAGTGGCGATCCGGGGTATATAAACTTTGATTTTATAAGTGGAGAAAAGGGTGCTCACGTCAATATTTCTGGGATTTCTGGTATCGCAACAAAGACGAGTTATGGACTATTCCTGCTTTATAGCATGTTTAACGCCCGCCAACTTAAGAATCCTGAAAGACCTGTTCTGGATGGCGGTTCAGCCAAGGCAGTTGTATTTAACGTCAAGGGAGAAGACTTGATGTTTTTAGATAAGCCCAACCAACGGCTCATGACCGAAGAGGGTCGTTGGCAGGAGCGGTCTCGTAGCGACCAAACCCGTTACGATTTACTGGGATTGCCTGCTAGGCCGTTCGAACTTTGTCAGATGCATGCGCCTGCACGTGAAGCATCCAAAGGTGGGGCTCTCATGCCTGACCTTCAGCAGCGCGAAGGTGAAGGGGTGGCTCCTTACGTGTGGACTGTGCATGAATTTGCGGACGAACGAATGCTTCCCTTTGTTTTGTCCGATCGCGATGCCATGAGCAATCTCGGTTTCTTAGTTAGTCATCTTGAAGAACGGCTTTATCGTTTGAGTGAAAAACAGCGTGGACCCCACATTGAAGTTGAACGGTTTTCAGAGGCTCCTGAACAATTCTTAGGTGGGGATGACCTCGGCCCCCCAATCCAGATTAACGAGGATATTGGTCCTGAAAGCTTTAATGATCAGGGAACAGAGTCCAATGATGTAGGACTTACGGAAAAGCTTGAAACGTTCGGCGACCTTATCGATTTTTTAGAGTTCAAGTTGTTAATGGATAACGAGGGTGACGGCGATAGAGCTTGGACAGCTAATCAGGCCAAGGCAACTCGTGAGGCATTTATCCGTCGCTTGAGGGGAGCAGGTAAACATTTGGCTCGCTTGATTCGAGGGGACCTGGCTCTACGTACTTTGGAGCGACGTCAATTAACAGACATATTTGATAGTACAAAACAAGTCCATGTCGTAGATATCCATCAATTGCACCCAATAGCACAGATGTTTACCGTCGGCGTTATCCTTAAGCAAATATTTGACAAGAAAGAAGCTGGGCGTTCGGAACGAGTCTTTATAGTCCTTGACGAGCTCAACAAGTACGCACCGTCTGAAGGCGAAAGCCCCATCAAGGATGTTCTATTAGACATAGCGGAACGAGGAAGAAGCCTCGGGGTAGTTCTGATTGGGGCTCAGCAAACAGCTTCTCAGGTGGAGCGTAGGGTTGTTGCTAACGCTGCTGTAAGAGTAGTGGGACGCCTTGATCCTGCTGAGGCAGAACGTCCAGAGTACCGATTTATGCCAGGAGGGTTCCGCCTTCGGTCAACAATTTTGGCTCCAGGAACCATGATTGTGCACCAACCTGATGTTCCTAGCCCAATGATGCTTACTTTTCCTTTCCCAGCATGGGCAACTCGACCTAAAGAAGTGGACGCATTTGTTTCGGACGAAGAAGCGCTCGACATTCTTGGTTGA
- a CDS encoding exonuclease sbcCD subunit D — protein MRILHTADWHAGRSLLGIDRTPEVAEVLLEIAEVALLSEVDLILVAGDLFDGKSPGAAAEEAVFSFFLRTGQAGIQSVVIAGNHDSPARLDAFGGVLKLTNVHMVGQPRVAGGGGVFRTEINGQALQVATLPFVSERRIVRVGELLGGDAGQHREGYQHSMRKLIYNLTSNFDPQSVNLLMLHATMDGATMANSEYAFHSTESYTLGADMLPETANYVALGHIHKAQSVQGMASYRARYPGSVIQLDFGEQGDNKTVLLLEAEPGKPTEIIDEVPIRSGRKLRKISVDLSTLDQETPKITEFDGWLKLAIKLDSPRPGLKERILSGFPNVIAVETEFFQSDNLAEQGIDVEQLPLTEAYEQYYQAEKKQNLPENLAKEFQELHENVYDEDDT, from the coding sequence GTGAGGATACTCCACACTGCTGATTGGCATGCCGGCCGGTCGTTACTTGGAATCGATCGGACGCCTGAGGTCGCAGAAGTACTCCTTGAAATTGCTGAGGTGGCCCTACTTTCCGAAGTAGACCTCATTTTGGTAGCGGGAGACCTATTCGATGGGAAAAGTCCTGGAGCTGCTGCAGAGGAAGCCGTGTTTTCCTTCTTCTTGCGCACTGGGCAAGCGGGGATCCAAAGCGTGGTCATTGCTGGTAATCACGATTCTCCGGCGCGACTTGATGCTTTTGGTGGTGTTTTAAAACTAACTAATGTTCACATGGTGGGGCAACCCAGGGTCGCTGGGGGCGGGGGAGTCTTCCGAACCGAGATTAACGGACAGGCTCTACAGGTAGCCACGTTACCTTTCGTTTCCGAGAGGCGCATAGTGCGGGTCGGAGAGCTTCTAGGGGGTGATGCAGGCCAACACCGAGAGGGATATCAACACAGTATGCGCAAGTTGATTTACAACTTGACTAGTAACTTTGACCCACAAAGCGTCAATCTACTTATGTTGCATGCCACGATGGATGGCGCAACAATGGCGAACTCCGAGTACGCCTTTCACAGTACTGAGAGCTATACCTTAGGTGCTGATATGTTGCCAGAAACAGCTAATTACGTCGCCTTGGGCCACATTCACAAGGCGCAATCGGTTCAAGGTATGGCGAGCTACCGTGCACGTTATCCCGGTAGCGTAATTCAACTCGACTTTGGGGAACAAGGAGACAATAAGACAGTTCTACTCCTAGAAGCTGAACCGGGTAAACCTACTGAGATTATTGATGAGGTGCCGATACGTAGCGGCCGCAAACTCCGGAAGATTTCGGTTGATCTGTCTACCCTAGACCAGGAAACTCCTAAAATAACGGAGTTCGACGGTTGGTTAAAGTTAGCCATTAAACTAGATTCTCCAAGGCCTGGTTTAAAAGAGCGGATATTGTCTGGCTTCCCGAACGTAATAGCTGTAGAGACTGAATTCTTTCAGTCCGACAATCTAGCAGAACAAGGAATAGACGTCGAACAGTTGCCACTAACAGAAGCCTATGAACAATACTACCAAGCCGAGAAGAAGCAGAACTTACCCGAAAATCTTGCTAAAGAGTTTCAGGAGCTACACGAAAATGTGTATGACGAGGACGATACATGA
- a CDS encoding transcriptional regulator NrdR, with protein MKCPYCSSEETRVINSRPSDEGAAIRRRRECDDCHRRFTTYERAQFEALMVHKRSGRQEAFNPDKLLDKLRMACNKRPITEKQMREFTYSFEDEVQVPEIASEEIGLRTLKFLKIRDGVAYIRFLSVYRDFDSVDRFIEEIQQLGEDPSS; from the coding sequence ATGAAGTGTCCTTACTGTTCATCCGAAGAAACTCGGGTAATAAACTCAAGACCCTCTGACGAAGGTGCAGCAATCAGGCGTAGGCGAGAATGCGATGACTGCCACCGTCGCTTCACAACCTATGAGCGAGCTCAGTTTGAGGCACTAATGGTGCATAAAAGGTCTGGCCGCCAAGAAGCTTTTAATCCAGATAAGCTTCTCGACAAATTACGCATGGCTTGCAACAAGCGACCAATCACCGAAAAGCAAATGCGTGAGTTTACTTACAGCTTCGAAGACGAGGTCCAGGTCCCTGAGATTGCTTCTGAGGAAATAGGCCTTCGAACCCTTAAGTTCCTAAAAATAAGGGACGGGGTGGCTTACATTAGATTCCTTAGCGTGTATCGAGACTTTGATAGCGTGGATCGATTCATTGAAGAAATACAACAACTTGGAGAAGACCCTTCTTCCTAA
- a CDS encoding acetyl-CoA carboxylase carboxyl transferase subunit beta: MALERFFRRNRPTRGDDENSPAGLWLKCDSCNSQIYRKDLVGNLYVCPECDHHHRMPVEARIEFLVDEGSFQRWSGDVMPEDPLAFVDTETYTERMSKVQQKAGRPDAIVTGAAQIDAEPIAIAVMDFFFMGGSMGSVVGEEFVRAAERAVDEGRSLVVFTASGGARMQEGALSLMQMAKTTVVLEALSQKRLPFISVLTDPTTGGVTASFATLGDLILAEPRALICFAGPRVIQQTIKQELPEGFQRSEFLLRKGMLDDVVQRRDLRDRLAIYIRMLRGGLREPSAEVKRATVF, from the coding sequence TTGGCGCTTGAACGGTTTTTCCGCCGTAACCGGCCGACACGTGGGGATGATGAAAATAGCCCAGCTGGGCTGTGGTTGAAATGCGACTCTTGTAACTCCCAGATTTACCGGAAGGATCTGGTTGGGAACCTTTACGTTTGTCCTGAGTGTGATCACCATCATCGTATGCCTGTCGAAGCTCGAATTGAATTTCTTGTAGATGAAGGAAGTTTTCAACGGTGGTCAGGTGATGTTATGCCTGAAGATCCGCTGGCTTTTGTTGATACTGAGACTTACACCGAACGTATGTCTAAAGTTCAACAGAAAGCTGGTCGACCGGATGCAATTGTAACAGGAGCAGCTCAAATAGATGCAGAGCCTATTGCGATAGCAGTAATGGATTTTTTCTTTATGGGTGGTTCGATGGGGTCTGTCGTTGGCGAAGAGTTCGTGCGAGCTGCGGAACGAGCAGTAGACGAGGGCCGGTCATTAGTTGTATTTACGGCCTCAGGGGGCGCAAGAATGCAGGAGGGCGCTCTTAGTCTTATGCAGATGGCAAAGACTACTGTTGTTCTCGAAGCGCTGTCCCAGAAGCGATTACCATTCATTAGCGTTTTGACTGATCCTACGACCGGTGGGGTAACTGCTAGTTTCGCTACCTTGGGAGATTTGATTCTTGCGGAGCCTCGAGCCCTGATATGTTTCGCGGGTCCCAGGGTGATACAACAGACGATTAAGCAGGAACTACCTGAAGGCTTTCAGCGTTCTGAATTTTTATTGCGGAAAGGCATGTTGGACGATGTAGTTCAACGTCGTGATTTGCGAGACAGATTGGCGATATATATCCGTATGCTGCGGGGTGGACTACGTGAACCGTCGGCGGAGGTTAAACGTGCCACTGTCTTTTGA
- a CDS encoding acetyl-CoA carboxylase carboxyl transferase subunit alpha produces the protein MPLSFEKPIEDLEIKISDMKTYASDQELDLTEEIDLLERRLDRLKVETFSSLSRWQRVQVARAPGRPTSFDYLQTVFTDFQELHGDRILGDDPAVVTGLARLDGRNLIVIAQQKGRDTKENIQRNFGMSHPSGYRKAIRMFDLADKFRLPVITLIDTPGAYPGVAAEEQGQAWVIAESIKRMSRLEVPSVAVIVGEGGSGGALAIGVANRVLILENAIYSVISPESCAAILWRDAAEAPKAAESLRLTARDLIELEIVDRVVSEPIGGAHKEPDEAMRLVGRAIIEEIDKLVDLTPNELIQQRQTRFRELGRYQLV, from the coding sequence GTGCCACTGTCTTTTGAAAAGCCTATCGAGGATTTAGAAATAAAGATCAGCGATATGAAGACTTACGCCAGTGACCAGGAACTTGATTTGACCGAAGAAATTGATCTTCTTGAGCGACGTCTTGACCGTTTAAAGGTAGAGACGTTTTCTAGTCTTTCACGGTGGCAGCGTGTTCAGGTTGCAAGAGCACCAGGAAGGCCTACCAGTTTTGACTATTTGCAAACTGTGTTTACTGATTTTCAAGAACTTCATGGAGATCGAATTCTTGGTGATGATCCAGCGGTAGTTACGGGTTTAGCTAGGCTTGATGGACGCAATTTGATTGTAATTGCACAACAAAAGGGGAGGGATACGAAAGAGAATATACAACGAAATTTTGGTATGTCACATCCGAGTGGTTATAGGAAAGCCATCAGGATGTTTGATCTGGCAGACAAGTTCAGATTGCCAGTTATCACTCTTATAGATACGCCAGGTGCCTACCCGGGAGTTGCCGCAGAGGAACAGGGGCAAGCATGGGTTATTGCTGAAAGCATTAAACGTATGAGTCGATTAGAGGTTCCTTCTGTTGCGGTCATAGTCGGGGAAGGGGGATCTGGTGGTGCCTTAGCGATAGGGGTTGCTAATAGGGTGCTGATACTAGAGAACGCTATTTATTCGGTAATTAGCCCCGAGTCGTGCGCAGCTATTTTATGGCGTGATGCAGCGGAAGCTCCTAAGGCAGCCGAATCACTTCGACTTACCGCTCGAGATCTTATCGAATTAGAAATTGTTGACCGGGTGGTTTCTGAACCTATAGGCGGTGCCCATAAAGAACCTGACGAGGCCATGAGACTAGTAGGTAGAGCTATTATCGAAGAAATCGATAAGCTAGTTGACCTGACGCCTAACGAGCTTATTCAACAGCGCCAAACTCGATTCAGGGAATTAGGTCGGTACCAGCTTGTTTAA
- the rpe gene encoding ribulose-phosphate 3-epimerase, translated as MAVQIAPSILAANFSCLEHEITEVEAAGVDWLHLDVMDGNFVPNISFGPLVLEACKRTTNLYLDVHLMIKDPERYLTSFAQAGASGLTIHAEATHHLHSALGKIRQLGISVGLAVNPLTHLEVIKQALPMLDVVLIMSVNPGFGGQKFIHNTYTRLEKVRSWRDQYNPSCLIEVDGGITPNNAASVASAGADILVAGSAVFNRSTNATENLGRFHEALKQAGTDLIP; from the coding sequence ATGGCTGTGCAGATTGCCCCTTCTATCCTTGCAGCGAATTTCAGTTGCCTGGAACATGAAATTACTGAAGTTGAAGCTGCTGGAGTAGACTGGCTCCACTTGGATGTAATGGATGGAAATTTCGTCCCAAATATTTCTTTTGGACCTCTTGTCCTAGAGGCTTGCAAAAGAACTACCAACCTCTATTTAGATGTTCATCTTATGATTAAGGACCCAGAGCGTTACCTAACCTCGTTCGCTCAAGCTGGCGCTTCCGGTCTGACTATCCATGCTGAAGCAACTCATCATTTGCACAGTGCTTTAGGCAAAATTAGACAATTAGGAATCAGTGTAGGACTAGCAGTAAATCCTTTGACTCACTTGGAAGTCATTAAGCAAGCGCTGCCTATGCTGGATGTAGTCCTGATAATGAGCGTTAACCCAGGGTTCGGTGGACAAAAATTCATCCATAATACTTATACCCGTTTAGAGAAAGTTAGAAGTTGGCGAGACCAATACAACCCTTCATGCCTAATTGAGGTCGACGGTGGGATTACACCCAATAATGCAGCCTCTGTGGCTTCAGCGGGTGCTGATATACTTGTTGCAGGAAGCGCTGTATTCAACAGATCCACAAATGCCACGGAAAATCTTGGCAGGTTCCATGAAGCTCTTAAACAAGCTGGTACCGACCTAATTCCCTGA
- a CDS encoding rRNA methyltransferase, with product MIGISAAEDHLHQRASLIAENYGLPILPPGENTSPFSLLLTQKHLELREDNRYSPPLYVDFGKPDFLRRFSGRRRSEELFKALGSGVSVDSDLIVDTTAGLGKDAFMLAAWGYRVQAIERVPAVAALLDDGLKRARVSKSLEKAANRITSDFGDARELLPSLIERPAVVYLDPMYPQSAKRARKSLGMHRLRQVLGDDTDAKSLLEIALRTARYRVIVKRSRRAPILGGVSSGSIVGRTIRFDLYAPIGNLSLC from the coding sequence ATGATTGGGATTTCTGCGGCAGAGGATCACCTGCATCAGCGGGCAAGTTTGATAGCGGAGAATTATGGGTTGCCGATCTTGCCGCCTGGGGAAAATACTTCGCCGTTTAGCCTTCTATTAACTCAAAAACACCTTGAATTACGAGAGGATAACCGATATTCTCCACCTTTATACGTGGATTTCGGAAAGCCCGACTTCCTTCGACGGTTTTCTGGTCGCAGAAGGAGCGAGGAACTTTTTAAAGCTCTAGGGAGTGGCGTATCAGTTGATTCAGATCTAATAGTAGATACTACAGCGGGTTTAGGTAAAGATGCTTTTATGCTTGCTGCTTGGGGGTATCGAGTCCAAGCCATTGAACGTGTACCGGCGGTAGCTGCCTTGCTCGATGACGGTCTCAAGAGAGCCCGGGTCAGTAAAAGTTTAGAGAAAGCGGCTAATAGGATAACTAGTGATTTTGGTGATGCGCGAGAGTTGTTACCAAGCTTAATAGAGCGACCTGCTGTTGTATATCTTGACCCGATGTATCCTCAATCTGCTAAACGTGCACGTAAATCTTTGGGCATGCATCGCTTACGCCAAGTTCTAGGTGACGATACCGATGCTAAATCTCTTCTCGAAATTGCTCTTAGGACTGCTCGCTACAGGGTCATAGTCAAGAGGTCACGGCGAGCTCCAATTCTTGGCGGAGTTTCTAGTGGTTCTATTGTTGGCCGGACTATACGTTTTGACCTTTACGCCCCTATAGGAAATCTATCTTTGTGTTAA
- a CDS encoding 3-hydroxybutyryl-CoA dehydrogenase — protein MVKSELTIAHIAVIGAGIMGSGIAKVCLAGGFQVRLFDPDPEALRHAESRITKNGQAKEDLLRLDVTGDLKVALENTDMLIEAAPEMIEIKQQIFRRASDLAPKNAILATNTSQLSVTDIGSVVERPHNVVGMHWFNPPERMELVEIVQATKTSQVTVSATEEVVRRCGKTSVVVADRRGFVVTRAVAASILEGIRIYEEGVAQLEDIDTAIKLGLNHPMGPLELADYIGLDTLLLIADSMTSTMGDRFQAPQVLRALVKANRLGRKTGRGFYSYDVKN, from the coding sequence ATGGTGAAATCAGAACTGACCATCGCACACATAGCTGTTATAGGTGCAGGAATCATGGGTAGCGGCATCGCGAAGGTATGCTTGGCGGGTGGCTTTCAAGTTAGGTTATTTGATCCAGATCCGGAGGCTTTACGGCATGCTGAGTCACGGATAACTAAGAATGGCCAAGCTAAGGAAGACTTACTAAGGTTAGATGTTACGGGCGACCTTAAAGTAGCCCTCGAAAATACTGATATGTTGATTGAGGCTGCACCTGAGATGATTGAGATAAAGCAGCAGATTTTTCGCAGGGCGTCTGATTTAGCTCCTAAGAACGCTATACTTGCTACTAATACTAGCCAACTCTCGGTAACCGATATTGGATCAGTGGTTGAAAGGCCCCACAACGTTGTTGGCATGCATTGGTTTAATCCGCCAGAGAGAATGGAGCTTGTTGAAATAGTCCAAGCCACCAAGACCTCTCAAGTCACGGTTTCGGCCACTGAGGAAGTAGTTCGTCGATGTGGAAAAACTTCGGTTGTGGTAGCCGACCGACGAGGATTCGTAGTTACAAGGGCCGTTGCTGCAAGTATCCTTGAAGGAATTCGAATATACGAAGAGGGAGTTGCCCAGCTCGAGGATATTGATACGGCAATAAAGCTTGGTCTTAATCACCCGATGGGACCATTGGAGCTTGCAGACTATATTGGCTTGGACACGCTTCTTTTGATCGCTGATTCTATGACAAGCACAATGGGTGACCGCTTTCAGGCCCCTCAGGTTCTTAGGGCTCTAGTTAAAGCTAACAGATTAGGTCGCAAAACAGGTCGGGGATTTTACAGTTATGACGTTAAAAATTAA
- a CDS encoding uracil phosphoribosyltransferase, with the protein MPVKLIDHPLIQDKLSYLRDKYTNVGDFRLLCGEMSQLMAYEATRDLPLKELEVDTPISRAKVKRLVRKPVALVGILRAGLVMIDGMLRVLPSADVGHIGLSRDPKTLKPMEYYCNLPPNLRDRQVFLLDPMLATGGSAVASIDLLKAKGAANIRLLCILGSPEGVEAVTNAHSDTDILLGGLDPRLNEKGYIVPGLGDAGDRIYGTR; encoded by the coding sequence ATGCCAGTCAAGTTAATCGACCATCCACTTATTCAAGATAAACTTTCGTATCTTAGGGATAAATATACTAACGTTGGCGATTTTCGTTTGCTCTGTGGTGAAATGAGCCAACTTATGGCTTATGAAGCGACGAGAGACCTGCCTCTTAAAGAATTAGAAGTTGATACGCCAATCTCTCGCGCAAAAGTAAAACGACTTGTTCGCAAACCAGTGGCTCTAGTTGGAATCTTGCGAGCTGGCCTAGTGATGATTGACGGTATGCTTCGGGTTTTACCTTCTGCTGACGTCGGGCATATCGGTCTTTCTCGTGACCCAAAGACTTTGAAGCCTATGGAGTATTACTGTAATTTACCTCCGAATCTAAGAGACCGACAGGTATTTCTCCTTGACCCAATGCTAGCAACTGGGGGTAGTGCCGTGGCATCAATAGATTTACTTAAGGCGAAAGGGGCCGCAAATATTAGACTACTTTGTATTCTCGGGTCACCCGAAGGAGTAGAGGCTGTAACTAATGCCCATTCTGATACTGATATTTTGCTTGGTGGGCTCGACCCTAGATTAAATGAAAAGGGTTATATAGTTCCAGGTTTAGGTGATGCCGGGGATAGAATTTACGGAACTCGGTAA
- a CDS encoding undecaprenyl-phosphate alpha-N-acetylglucosaminyl 1-phosphate transferase — MNLNYLLMATLAFLAALISVASLVPLVRKFAERIGAVQQGGGRWVHSGALPNIGGIAILGGFLLSLVVGSLVRPTLIDAFRVELLAIVIGGVLMTLVGFIDDIWEISPVMRLATQTVAAAILVVNGVRIGFITNYFGDSSYLFIPDVLAIVLTLVWVVGFTNAFNFIDGLDGLSSGIAAIASMCLLVVSLQLPDRGAAVLLLAALAGSSLGFLRHNVSPAKIIMGDSGAYLLGYILAAVSVLGALKVTAAVTVVTPILILALPVVNITQVTLRRLSRGENPAVAANDHIHDLLRERSGSHRVTVLLLWVVTLLLGGLGMILSNTPPLLTYFTLLMIVLMIAAVTLLRLFELRRERISAS, encoded by the coding sequence ATGAACCTAAACTACCTGCTGATGGCCACCCTCGCATTTTTGGCCGCACTTATTTCCGTCGCTTCTTTAGTACCTCTTGTTCGTAAGTTCGCAGAAAGAATTGGTGCTGTACAACAAGGTGGCGGTCGTTGGGTCCATAGCGGGGCGTTACCTAACATAGGCGGCATTGCCATCCTTGGGGGCTTCCTTTTGTCTCTGGTAGTAGGGAGCCTTGTCCGACCAACGTTAATTGACGCTTTTCGGGTAGAACTTTTAGCCATTGTCATTGGTGGTGTTTTGATGACTTTGGTCGGTTTCATTGACGATATTTGGGAGATATCGCCAGTTATGCGCCTTGCGACGCAAACGGTTGCGGCAGCCATACTTGTTGTAAATGGTGTGCGAATTGGATTTATTACCAACTACTTCGGTGATTCAAGTTATCTGTTCATCCCAGATGTTCTCGCGATTGTTTTGACTTTGGTTTGGGTAGTAGGCTTTACGAATGCTTTTAACTTTATTGACGGGCTAGATGGTCTGTCGTCTGGTATAGCGGCAATAGCAAGTATGTGTCTTCTAGTAGTGTCGTTACAACTCCCTGATAGAGGAGCGGCTGTTCTCCTACTTGCTGCGTTAGCTGGGTCTTCACTAGGGTTTTTGAGGCATAATGTTAGTCCTGCGAAGATAATAATGGGTGATTCTGGCGCTTATCTTCTCGGCTACATTCTTGCGGCTGTAAGTGTGCTCGGTGCTCTCAAAGTAACGGCAGCTGTTACTGTTGTAACCCCAATATTGATACTGGCTTTACCTGTTGTGAATATTACTCAGGTTACGCTGAGACGCCTAAGCCGAGGGGAGAACCCTGCGGTTGCTGCAAACGACCATATACATGATTTGTTGCGTGAGCGGAGTGGTTCCCACCGAGTAACGGTGTTATTGCTTTGGGTAGTTACGTTATTGCTCGGAGGATTGGGCATGATTTTATCTAACACCCCACCCCTTCTCACATATTTTACTCTTTTGATGATTGTGTTGATGATAGCAGCCGTAACTTTATTAAGATTATTTGAATTGCGGCGAGAACGAATATCGGCATCGTGA
- a CDS encoding UDP-N-acetylglucosamine 2-epimerase (non-hydrolyzing) has product MHRVCVAFGTRPEASKMGPVVRALRDQPNLEPIVLVTGQHREQLDSMLRMFEIPVDVDLGVMTERQALSDLVGRIVPAVGQVLRELAPEYVLVHGDTLTTFAVSLASFFENIPIGHVEAGLRSHDLTQPFPEEANRRLTDVITDLDFPPTSLAKDNLINEGKPRETIVVTGNTAVDAVRFVAGRFPPPSAIPDGEVIGITLHRRENLSILPELAEVIAEVALAYPHITFIYPVHLNPVVREAVWPALGSISNVILDDPWDYPSLISLLQASRLFITDSGGIQEEGAALGVPVVVVRNVTERPEGVDTGILRLVGTNPNRVKSQLLQLIGDDEELFTMRASPNPYGDGKAASRITQAVAWRLGEADRPEDWFPDDYRG; this is encoded by the coding sequence ATTCACCGTGTTTGCGTTGCATTTGGTACTCGTCCCGAGGCTTCAAAAATGGGACCAGTTGTAAGAGCGCTTCGCGACCAACCGAATCTAGAGCCAATCGTATTGGTAACGGGGCAACATAGAGAACAGCTGGATTCTATGCTGAGAATGTTTGAGATTCCGGTTGATGTTGATCTCGGGGTTATGACTGAGCGTCAGGCTCTATCTGATCTGGTTGGAAGAATTGTTCCTGCAGTCGGGCAAGTGCTTCGGGAGTTAGCTCCCGAATATGTACTTGTGCACGGTGATACCTTAACGACTTTTGCAGTGTCTTTGGCATCTTTTTTCGAGAACATTCCTATTGGTCATGTAGAAGCTGGACTACGTTCGCATGATCTCACCCAGCCGTTTCCTGAGGAGGCTAATCGTCGACTCACGGATGTGATTACCGATCTTGATTTTCCACCGACCTCTTTAGCGAAGGACAATTTGATCAACGAAGGTAAGCCAAGAGAAACCATAGTCGTTACTGGGAACACAGCAGTTGATGCAGTACGGTTCGTTGCTGGTCGGTTTCCGCCACCGTCAGCTATACCTGATGGTGAGGTGATAGGAATTACCCTCCACCGAAGAGAAAATTTGTCAATACTGCCTGAACTAGCTGAGGTAATCGCAGAAGTCGCTTTGGCTTATCCCCATATTACGTTTATTTATCCGGTCCACCTTAATCCGGTCGTTAGGGAAGCAGTGTGGCCTGCGCTTGGTTCTATTAGCAACGTAATACTTGATGATCCGTGGGATTATCCGAGCCTAATTAGCCTCCTTCAGGCGTCCAGGTTGTTCATTACGGACTCTGGGGGTATTCAAGAGGAAGGGGCGGCTTTAGGTGTACCAGTAGTTGTTGTTCGCAATGTTACTGAGCGGCCTGAGGGTGTTGATACCGGGATACTTCGCCTAGTCGGTACTAACCCTAATCGAGTTAAAAGCCAATTGTTGCAGCTAATTGGTGATGATGAGGAGCTTTTTACCATGCGTGCATCTCCTAATCCCTATGGTGATGGCAAAGCTGCTAGTCGGATTACCCAAGCTGTAGCTTGGCGGCTTGGTGAGGCCGATCGGCCAGAAGATTGGTTTCCCGACGACTACAGGGGCTAA